The genomic region CACAGCAGTCGTCCGTGCGACGCGCAGCGAACGGCTCCTTACCGCCCTTAGTGTCCGATGCTGCACTATGCACAAAGGACGCGAAAATGCAGCTAGCTGACATTGCGGAGATGTGTCCAACTAACCCCCGTCAACGGCAGCTATGAGGGGACTTGCAGTCATTCACTGATGTTGATCCAATTGGAGCGAACGGCCCACTGCCGCCATTCGTGACGCATGCGGCGAATGGCAGGATTGAGATCAAATTGACAAGTTCTGCACAGCAACAATTGCTGCATCGCAACCAATATGGACGCAAAGTTCTGAAAACTGGTGTCGGGCCAATGGTTAGACGGTGGGATATTACTTAAAGCCGCCCTGTCACCGCAAGGCACGCATTCTGAGTATCGGCACCCTTCAATGAGACGTCAGCCGTGTGCTAGGAAAGGAAACCGCTGCCGCAAAGAAAGCTCCTTGCAGGCAACATTTGCGGCCAATTCAGAATGGATCAACCGTGGGAGAGAGCGTGCTTTTTGTTGTGAAAAATAAATCCGATGAAGTTCAGCAACAGCTGAGCCGCCAGGATCTGCGTACTTTCTGACGGGTCATAGGCGGGGGCGACCTCTACCAAATCAATACCCACCACATCACCGTGCTTGCTTAGACCCTGAAGGATTTCCAGCACGTCGTAATATTGAAATCCTCCATGACTGGGCGTGCCTGTGCCGGGTGCAATCGATGGACAAAACGCGTCAATATCGATGGTTACATAGTATCGCGCGCCTTTCGGAATGCGCTCGAGAACGGCCGCTGTCCCCAATGTGCGCACTTGACGCACTGACAGGATGTCAGACCCACGCGCGCGGGCATCCTCGTAGCCCTCTTTCGCGGTCGAAGACACATTGCGGATGCCCAGCTGCGTCATGCCCGCGACATAGTCTTTTTCGATCGCACGACGCATCGGGTTACCATGCCCCACCGTGACCCCGTGGCGCTCATCGACAAAATCCAGATGCGCATCAATCTGGATTACATGTAGCGGACCCTTTTCGGCGCAATCCTCGGCGAAGGCGTTGATGCAGGGAATGTTGACGGAATGATCGCCGCCAATGGTCACCGGCAGCGCTCCCGCGTCGAGGATTTTCTTTACACCATACTCGATGTTCGCATGACTTTCTCGGGTCTTGGTGTGGATAATGTCTGCATCGCCGATATCGACGATACGTACATCGCTGCCCAAGTAGGTGGCGTCATCCTCGTGATCGTAAGCACCGGCGTGACCGAAGCTGAACAATGTCGATGCCTCACGGACTGCTCGCGGTCCGAACCGTGCCCCGGGCCGGAATTGACATCCAAAGTCATAAGGGGCCCCGAGGATTGCAACATCGGCATCAATCTTGTCCCAATCCGACACGTATTCCTTTTTGCCAAAGGTTGAGATGCCAACAAAGGGCAGATTCAGGCGTCCAGCCTCATAACCATGGTTTGACATTTATTTCCTCCTTGAATTTGTTGTTTATGGTTGAGGGCCGATTGCTATTCTCAGCGGCTACGCTGCCATCGCGAGGATCTCAGCCAGCAGAATGGCAAGGAAAACTTGCGCCGACAATGATTGGTTCTGTCAAAGCGCAAAGACCTCTAATCGATCCGGCGCACCAAAATCTGGTTGCCATCACCTCGTTTGGTTTCAAAGGTTTTCAGTGTGGCGATCAGATTGCTAAGTTTCCCTGTCCCATAGCTACGCGTGTCAAAATCGGGGTTAGCAGCAGTGATGTACTGGCCGATCTGGCCCAGTGTGAACCATTCATCGTCCTGATTGATCGCGTCCATCGCGCGGTTTACAAGCTTTGTAGGGTTTTCCAACTGAGCGGGGGCTTGGCTTTCATCCTCGTCCTTCTGTGGCTTCGGCTTCGCCTTGGTTGGTTCGGAAATCAGGTTTTCAACATAGATGAATCGCTTGCAGGCCTTTACGAAAGCAGCCGGGGTTTTGCGCATCCCCATTCCGAACACGTCAAGTCCCTGTTCGCGGATACGGCTAGCCAATCGGGTAAAATCGCTATCGGACGAAATAAGTACAAAGCCGTCGAACCGGCCAGTATGCAAGATATCCATCGCATCGATCACCAGTGCAATATCGGATGCATTCTTGCCGGTGGTATTGGCGAACTGTTGGTGGGGGACGATGGCCAGTGCTGCCAGCTTGTCCTTGGTCCAACCTTGCGGGCCACCCCCTGCGAAATCGCCATAGATGCGGCGAATCCCGGCCTCGCCTAGTGAGGCGATCTCCTCGAACATGGCCGTGGAGTGTTTGGCCGAGATGTTGTCGGCGTCAATCAGAACTGCCAAAAGAGGGGGTCTGGATGAATTTTTCATGTCTTTGAACTATCCGTAAGCAGGTGTTTTTGGGCCAGTATCTTCTTAATCTAAGTTGAAATCCATCTCATCTGGTTGGTGTGATTATGAGACAAGTTTGCGGTGTTGCAAGTTCTTGGATACGAGCGCTTGGTGTTTGATCCTTCCTCGTGAGTTCCAACCAATGGGAGCGAAACCGTTGAAGGGTGTACCGGGCGCAGGGCCCTTGGGCCGTTTTACAGGCTGATAAACCCCATACCGCAAAAAACATAAAAATTCTAATTGGTCGCAAAGTTAGAGCCCTATCTCTCTTAATTGCAGCGAACAGCAGCTAGGTCCGCACAGCAGGCACTAGTGCGCAGCGCAGCGAAGGGCCGGTATCCGCCCTTAGTGACGAAATGTGCTTGGTGCAGCAATTGAACCGTTGCCCCGACCCATTAATCCTTTGCCACCATTCGTGACCACTCGACCGCTAGCCCGGCCTTAAACCCCGCCTTTACCGACCATCTGATGGGCTGGCCCATGGGCTGGATCGATCCGCTGCAGCCGGTAACAGGGTGGTCCCAATGGCTGCAGCGCGCGCGTTTGAAGCGTTGAAGAAGGAGCTTTTGAACGGGGTTTAAAAACCCTTCAAAGACCGTTTAAGGAAGTGGTCAAACCGGTGATTTGAGCAGTTTGAGCCGCTGCCCGGCAGGCTACTGCAATTATCTCTGTCCCAAATCGCCGAAGCGGAACCGTCCGAATCCGGGACCCGGCAGCGCCTCACCCCGCCGTCCAGCGCCCATCGTTTAGAAAGGCCGGGCAATTGCTGTTTGATTTTTTGAAGTGCTTCCAATGTTGTTGGACACTAGATATTGCAGTAACCGGAAGACCCCGGAGGATGGCGGAAGAATCCGGATAGAACCTTACAAACAAGGGATTTTGTGTCGGTGGATCGCATCCTGGACAGGTCTGATGGGTGTCCTTCAAAACAGCTTAAAACGGGCCTTTAACGCCGTTTGTCCAATATTGAGACACCTAACTTTGCAAATTCCCCTGTCCTCCCTGAGAGCCTTATAAATAGGGTTAATCGACTATTCTAACCGTCCCGGCGCCCTACCAAGTGAGCCTCTTCCTAGGGACGGAACTGGGAAATCCCGTTCCAAGTTTGTTCACGGCTTCCCAGATAAAGATTAGTTGAAAATAATCAAAGACATAGAGGTATTTGATAAGTTCGCTTGCGTGCCGGAAGTGGGAAGCGTTTTTGGTGGGAACTGACACATGGTGCCCCCATCTGGGGTCCGAGAACGGCACCATTTTCGTACACTTTCTTCCGATACCGACCCTTCGCCGCGTCCAGCACCAACGGCAGCTACGAGCAGATTGTGACCTTTGCAAAGTCGGGGTTGCCCTGCGTCCTGAAGGTGCGCGAACGGCCCTCAGCAGCCATTCGTGACCACTGCGGCGAATGGCTGGTCAGAGCCATCTTAACTAATGCTGCCATCCCAGCAATCAGTAGCTTTTCCGGAAAGCGAAATTCGCTGCAAACGCGAGGGGGCGTGAACTGATTCAATAAAACGGCCGTTCAGAAGTGGATTTTGAATTTCGAGCAGCCAACGGCCGCTGAACAGAGAGCAGGAAGACCCACCCTTATGGAACTTGTGGTCCTAATCTTTGATCTGATCGCGGAGACGTGTTGCCTTGAGGGGATGGTAGAACGAAAAAACGACTGTCAGGCCTTTTGTAGAGCCCTCTAAAGACCAATCTGAAGCCTTCTCCAGCGATGATCGAGACCCCGTTTCTCCAGGCCATCGCGCGGTTTGATGAAGTATAGTGGAACGTGAATATTTTGAGGAAGCGCCAATACTGGCAAATCAAAGTCTGGGTCGTCGATTTCGACCCGTGAGGAAGGAACGCTGTTGTTCGCCAATGTACTTAGGGTCGTCAAAGCCATCATGTCAGGCCGCAGGATGTGATTCATTAATTGGTTTGCCTGATCCACATTTGCTGCATCGCTAGGAATAACGAAAACGTCGGCCCAAAGGTTCGTTCCTTCTTGGGGAAGAATGTATTGATATTGGTCGCGTTTCTCCAGCAAAAGCGGCGCTAGAGCATCAGTGCTCCATGCAACTGTGAGGCAGATTTCCCCGCCGAGCAGGTCATCGAATTGATTGTTATCAAAGGAACGGACGTAGGGCGCAATGGCGGACAATACCTCAAAGGCCGCATCAATATCCTGGTCAGATTGGGAGTGTGGATTCAAGCCGAGATAAACGAGAGCTGCGGCAACCACCTCTTCAACTGAATCAACGATTGTGATGCCACAATCGGCTAACATTTCCGCATTCTTAGGATCGAAAATGAGTGCCCAACTGTCAATTGGGGCATTCGGCAAGCGTTCAGACACGGCGTCAACATCATATGCGATGCCAGTCGTGCCCCAAAGGTAGGGCAGCACGTACCCGTCCGCACCGGGCATGGACTTGAGAAAAAGTTCCTGCAGTTGTTGATCCACACCCGCCACGTTCGGAATGGCATCCATCTCGATTTCCTGGATGGCTCCTGCCTCAATTAAGCGGCCTACAATTTCCATGGGGACCACCACCAGATCGTAACCTGAGCCGAGTGTGATCAAGCGCGACTCTGCTTCGTCCGCCTCACCATATGTGTCCATGGAGAACTGAATGCCGAATTCTTCCTGAAAACTATCGATGGTCTCCTGGGCGATGTATCCGCTCCAATTGTAAAGCCAAACTTGTTCGGTTTGCGCAGCAATCGGAGCGGCCAATATAGTTGCAGCAAATAGGGTTGAGGCAGTGGTTTTTGTCAGACGCATCGTTTTTTCGGTTCCTTTGATTTGCTGTTCTCGTCTGGCCAAAGGCGCGTTAGTACCTCGGCCAGATCAGCCTTCCTGATTGGCTTCGAGAGATAGCCGCTCATGCCCGCTGACATGCCGGCATTGCGGTGTTCATCCATAGCGTTGGCCGACAGCCCGATGATCGGGAGTGTTGCTGTCCCCAATTCGCGTTCTTTCACCCTGATTGCCCTGGTTGCGTCCAGCCCGTCCATTTCTGGCATCCGAACATCCATCAGGATCAGGTCAGGCGACCATGACTTTTCAAGTTCGATTGCTTCGATACCGTTCGCGGCAGTATTTATCACGCAATCCATGCGTTCCAGCATCTTGCTGACGACCAATCGATTGACCCGATTATCATCAGCCACCAGGATCTTTTTGTTGAAGGTCACTGCAATTTCATCAGGGCCGGAAATCCCTGATACCGCGGGGGCCTCTTGAACCGGAAACTCAACAACAAATTCTGATCCTTCACCCAAGGTGCTTTTCATTGAAATCTTGCCGTTCATGGCTTCTGTGAGCCTTTTGACAATGGCGAGGCCCAACCCGGTCCCGCCAAACCGCGTTGTCGTCGAGGCGTCGGCCTGAGCAAATTGATCAAAGATCCGCTCTTGAAATTCTGGTGCCACTCCCACTCCACTGTCTCGGACAACAAGCCTGAAAATGCGTTTCCCTGCGGTCAGCGGTGTCAACTCGTTCAGCTCAATTTCAACAGCACCGCTTTCAGTAAACTTGATTGCATTGCTAACTAAGTTGAGAACAATCTGCCGGACGGCTTTGCCATGTCCGAGGACGCGCCAATTGGTTGTTTCTGAACGTGCAGTAAGGAGAAGGTCAAGATTTTTGCTCTGTTTTTGCGCCGAAAATAAGTCAACGACGTCCTGACAGAGAGAAAGAGCATCAAATGTCTCGGTCTCCATTTCGAACTTGCCGGCTTCGATCTTGGAAAGATCCAGCACATCGTTGAGGATGCGTAACAGAGAATTGCCACTCACGATCATCATGTGGATCATATGCCGTTGTTCGTCATCAAGATCTGTATCTTGCAGCAACTCCGCCAAACCCAACACACCGTTCAAGGGGGTTCGTATTTCGTGACTCATTGTCGCCAGAAACATCGACTTTGCTTCGGACCCGGCCTCAGCAGTTCGGCGGCTCGTCTCAATTTCGGATTGTGCTTTGATGATGTAGCGTTCCATCGGCAAGTGCACAAAACGAGCCGCCACCAGAACTCCCAAAGCGCCGATGGCCACGGCAATCAATGCATAGATCAACTGCGCATCTGTGTCGGCGCGACCAGTTCTGACTTCCGCATTCTTAATCTGCATAATTGCCGGGATCAATTGTCGTGACAGATCCGAAGCAAGGGTAGCTGCTTTTGAAATCTCGGCATTGGTTTTCCCAGGGTTCGTCAAAAAGTTGGTGAGGAACAGGATGTCGCCAAGCTCGACCAATGGGTTCAATGATGTCTGGGCCATCATTTTCTGCGCGTCCTCAGAAAATGCGGACCGCGATTTGGCATCAGAAATCTTGACTAGGGCTCCACTAGCCATCAGCGCGCTTCGCCTGACGCGGCCAATGGCAATCAAAGCCCTTTGTTTGGCGGGGTCATTTTTCAGTTCGTCGAAAGCCAGAGAAAGTTCAGCGAGAGAAACCAAAATCAGATCGAGAGATTGTGTGTTTTCAGCACGTCGAGCGACTCCGTCGCGCCCGGAAAGCGTAATGAGAAAGGCGCCAATAGCCGCAGACAACAAGATCACCAACGCAATTCCGCTGCGCAGACGGAGATAACCTTGAGTGATACGCTGTTTTGACATGTCTTGTGAGAACTTCCATATTCTAGACGATGGTTCGCAGCATCTGATTTCGATTGGATTAACCTTAGGCTTTGATCCTGTTAAGAAGCACTCCCCCGTTCTGGGATGGATAACGCAACCCATGATCAATCAAAATAGTGCGAAGCGGCGTTTGAAGCTCTGCTAGGGGCACGGGCAGTAGCCAGTCTGGTCAGGAAGTGGCCTACGAGGATTCCTGCATTCTATAGGTCTTGATAGAAGGTTCCAGCTGTGATGAGCGCATCAATTCGCATTAGTTTTGTGCCGACATACTTACATACCGTGGGGAACTATCTTTCCGTGTATGCGTTGTTGTTGGACACTTATTATTGCAGTAACCGGAAGAGCCCGGAGGATGCCGGAAGAAGCCGGATAGAACCTTACAAACAAGGGGTTTTGTGACGGTGGGCCGCATCCTGGGCAGGATTGATGCGTGTCCTTCAAAACAGCTTAAAACGGGCCTTTAATGCCGTTTGGCCAATATTGGGACACCTAACCTTGCAAATTATCCTGACCTCCCTGAGAGCCTTATAAATAAGGTTACTCGGCCATTCTAACCGTCCCGGCACCCTACCAAGTGAGCCTTTTCCTAGGGACGGAACTGGAAAATCCTGCGCCAAGTTTGTTAACGGCTTCCCAGAAAGGGATTAGTTGAAAATAATCAAAGGTATAGAGGTATTTGATACGTTCCCTTGCGTGCAGGAAGTGGGAAGCGATTTTGGAGAGAACTAACACATGGTGCCCCCTTCCGGGATCCGAGAACGGCACCATTTTCGTACATTTTCTTCCGATACCGACCCTTCGCCGCGTCCACCACCAACGGCAGCTATGCGCAGTAATTGACCTTTGCAAAGTCGGCCCCCAGGACGCGTCGACATGTCGCGAACGGCTTTTAGCGGACCTTGGGACGGTGCGCAGCTAACGGCGGCAAAGAGCCCACTTTGACCGATGCTGCGTGACGCATGAATGGCCGGTTACGCGCGCCTTGTATCTAGATCAGGCGTTGCAGCCATTGGGTAACAAGTCATCAAGATCACAGCAATGGTCTCATTATTCACCAGTGAAGTTTGGCTTCCGTCTTTCTAAAAAAGCGCGAATACCTTCGTCTGCATCATTGCTGTCTTGCGCGAGCGCAAATTGATCGTGGTCTGCTTGGCTGGCCACTCCAGCCAAGGCATTGGCGTAAGCATTGATGCTTTGCTTGCACATACGGACCGCAACTGGAGGCAAGGATGCCGCGAGCGTTGCCAAGTCCATTGATTTCTCCAATGTGGTGCCGTCTTTAGAAAGCCAATCAGCCAACCCCCAATCCAAGGCCCGCTGTGCCGGACATTTTTCTGCTAGAATGATAAGCCTTTTGGCCTTTGCCGGGCCGACTAGATTGGTAATCCGCGGCACAGACCCCCAGGACATATTCAATCCGCGTTCGATTTCTGGCACATACAGTCCAGCGCTCTCGCCCATAACACGCAAATCGGTTGCGACGCTGAGTGCTACACCACCACCGACGCACCAGCCTTCGATGGCAGAGATTGTCAGCGCCTGCACATTTTCCCAAGCCTGACACATCCGTTTGCCTGTAGTAACGGCTTCGCGACGCTCAGCCAATCCGGCGTCTCGCAGCTTCTGTGTTTCAGGGTCACTCAGATCAAAACCCATGGAGAAATTATCAGACCGGCCCGTCAAAATAACTGCTGATGTCTGATGATCACCCTCAAAACTGCGCGCTACTTCTGTAAGCTCCGACATAAGATCATAGGAAAGCGGATTTGCGGGTTTGCCCCGATCAAATGACACAATTGAGATGGCGCCCTGGCGTTCAATTCTAACGTATTTCATGGGGTTGCTGTTGCTCCATTTTTAGATGCACGACAAAACCTAGGTTCAAATCTCTGAGAAGAAAAGCGGTCTGACGATTTGGTCTAAAGCAGACGTAGGCGTAATTGCAGCGAAAGCTCACTTTGTCCGCTCTGCAGACCTTGGCGCATACCGCAGCGAATGACCGCAATCCGCCCTTTGTGCTCCATATGCCGCGTTATGCTGCACCCTGCACGAATGTCGTAGAAGGGCTGAGACCTGCCGTTAGACGGGTTGGTCACGAACGGCAGGTCAGGGCCGAACCCGCTGAACGAGATGAATCAGATGGCACTGTCCGGTTTCATCGTCGCCAGTATCGGTCGCCCTGAGAAGTTGGGTTACTTAGAACTGTCAGTCGCTTGGCAGACCTCTTTCCACCGAACGGAAAACTATTCGCAAATGCAAAAGCAGCCTCTTGAGTGGAAAAAGTATAGGCCAAACCCGGATTTCCAGTTGTACTGAAACTGCCTTTTCGCCAGGTTGCATAACTCCATCCACTGTTGCCACGCCCGACAAGTCCTACCCAAGGATGCTTTTCATCGTGGTCTCGGGTTCCGCCAAGCTTTTCTGGAAGTGGAAGTTCGCTGCTCATCTGGTTAACCTTTATTTTTTTCTGAATCGGGCCGTTCTCTGGAAATCCACTTACATGTGGTCATTCTCATAGTGGAAGGCAAGGTACGCTTATCCCGCGATCTATGGTTGAAATGTCATCGGCTTTGCGTCTGCAGCGAATAGCTGCAAAGTGGGCTGCGGGTAGGTCCCTTCTTCACCAGATTTCCGAGCGGCCAAGATCGCATTGCGTTGCGAGTTGCCATTGGGCGCAAAACGGAACGCCAACGTGCATACATCTCAGAATTGTATAGAGATGCCTACTTTTCAAGAAAAATAGGCACACAAATATGAATGAAAGAGAATTTCTTGAACTGGTTGCTTTGGTCCTCGACCTCAGCCCAGAGCAACTCAGAGAGACAATTATGTTTTGTCGGTATCTGCGATCGGTCCGCGAACCAAAGGATCCGCCTTCAAGTGGTTTTTCAGGGCAGTAAGCTCTTCAGGTGTCAACTTTGACATCTCATTGAAGACTCCGTCAAAAGTGGGGTCTTCTCTCTTTCCAGTGAAGACATAAACAAACGAAATTTCCGCGGATTTGCAGACCTTCATCACATCAGTGATACCAGGATTACTGCCCTTTTTTGTCATCCGGCCAATGTAGTCGCGACTGTATCCCAGCTGTTCGGAAAGGAGAGTGATTTTCACTCCTCTTGCCGCCAACTCAGCACGCATTCTGGTCCGCCAGTCGTCCATCACACCTATCAAACTCGTTATCTCTCTAGTCCTACTAATACGACTTATAAGTCGTATTGACAATGCAATCTTAATCTCGATAATACGATATATAAGTCGACATATTGCGATTGAGGAACATGACAAGCCAAGCTCAAAAACACAACGACAGGTGGAAAACCCTAACGGACCAGTATGAAACTCGCCGTCAAACTGTTGGTGTTTCTAAACGAAAGCTCTCAAAGACTGCGGGTTTGGAACCGTCATATTACCAGCACTGGACGGCCGGTGACTTTCTCTTCCCGACGGAGCCCAAACTTGCTGCTCTGGATGATGCACTGACGCATTTAGAAGAGGTTCGTCGCCTCGAAATTCGTCGACAAGAGAAGCAATTGGAAACACGGTCCGAATGGGTCGCACCATGACCTCCTGCCCCCCTCACTCCCAATCCAACCACGCCCCTGCTCGGGCCCGGTTGGACAACTCCCTCGACGGCCCAGGGGATGCGCCGTCGAGGGCTTTTTATTCTAGCCCACCACTCGCGGAGACGGGTCCCGGCGTTTGCACATTGATGCAGAAACGCCGGGACCAGGATCGGCGGGCCTGGTTTGCAACCGCCCTTTTCTGGCTCGGCGAGATCCTCGGCGCGGCCTCACTTTTCATAATCCTCATTATCGGACTTATTTTTGGAGACATTTACCGATGACTGCACATGGCCATTTTCAA from Parasedimentitalea psychrophila harbors:
- the speB gene encoding agmatinase, with protein sequence MSNHGYEAGRLNLPFVGISTFGKKEYVSDWDKIDADVAILGAPYDFGCQFRPGARFGPRAVREASTLFSFGHAGAYDHEDDATYLGSDVRIVDIGDADIIHTKTRESHANIEYGVKKILDAGALPVTIGGDHSVNIPCINAFAEDCAEKGPLHVIQIDAHLDFVDERHGVTVGHGNPMRRAIEKDYVAGMTQLGIRNVSSTAKEGYEDARARGSDILSVRQVRTLGTAAVLERIPKGARYYVTIDIDAFCPSIAPGTGTPSHGGFQYYDVLEILQGLSKHGDVVGIDLVEVAPAYDPSESTQILAAQLLLNFIGFIFHNKKHALSHG
- a CDS encoding extracellular solute-binding protein, producing the protein MRLTKTTASTLFAATILAAPIAAQTEQVWLYNWSGYIAQETIDSFQEEFGIQFSMDTYGEADEAESRLITLGSGYDLVVVPMEIVGRLIEAGAIQEIEMDAIPNVAGVDQQLQELFLKSMPGADGYVLPYLWGTTGIAYDVDAVSERLPNAPIDSWALIFDPKNAEMLADCGITIVDSVEEVVAAALVYLGLNPHSQSDQDIDAAFEVLSAIAPYVRSFDNNQFDDLLGGEICLTVAWSTDALAPLLLEKRDQYQYILPQEGTNLWADVFVIPSDAANVDQANQLMNHILRPDMMALTTLSTLANNSVPSSRVEIDDPDFDLPVLALPQNIHVPLYFIKPRDGLEKRGLDHRWRRLQIGL
- a CDS encoding NYN domain-containing protein; this encodes MKNSSRPPLLAVLIDADNISAKHSTAMFEEIASLGEAGIRRIYGDFAGGGPQGWTKDKLAALAIVPHQQFANTTGKNASDIALVIDAMDILHTGRFDGFVLISSDSDFTRLASRIREQGLDVFGMGMRKTPAAFVKACKRFIYVENLISEPTKAKPKPQKDEDESQAPAQLENPTKLVNRAMDAINQDDEWFTLGQIGQYITAANPDFDTRSYGTGKLSNLIATLKTFETKRGDGNQILVRRID
- a CDS encoding enoyl-CoA hydratase/isomerase family protein, translated to MKYVRIERQGAISIVSFDRGKPANPLSYDLMSELTEVARSFEGDHQTSAVILTGRSDNFSMGFDLSDPETQKLRDAGLAERREAVTTGKRMCQAWENVQALTISAIEGWCVGGGVALSVATDLRVMGESAGLYVPEIERGLNMSWGSVPRITNLVGPAKAKRLIILAEKCPAQRALDWGLADWLSKDGTTLEKSMDLATLAASLPPVAVRMCKQSINAYANALAGVASQADHDQFALAQDSNDADEGIRAFLERRKPNFTGE
- a CDS encoding ATP-binding protein, with amino-acid sequence MSKQRITQGYLRLRSGIALVILLSAAIGAFLITLSGRDGVARRAENTQSLDLILVSLAELSLAFDELKNDPAKQRALIAIGRVRRSALMASGALVKISDAKSRSAFSEDAQKMMAQTSLNPLVELGDILFLTNFLTNPGKTNAEISKAATLASDLSRQLIPAIMQIKNAEVRTGRADTDAQLIYALIAVAIGALGVLVAARFVHLPMERYIIKAQSEIETSRRTAEAGSEAKSMFLATMSHEIRTPLNGVLGLAELLQDTDLDDEQRHMIHMMIVSGNSLLRILNDVLDLSKIEAGKFEMETETFDALSLCQDVVDLFSAQKQSKNLDLLLTARSETTNWRVLGHGKAVRQIVLNLVSNAIKFTESGAVEIELNELTPLTAGKRIFRLVVRDSGVGVAPEFQERIFDQFAQADASTTTRFGGTGLGLAIVKRLTEAMNGKISMKSTLGEGSEFVVEFPVQEAPAVSGISGPDEIAVTFNKKILVADDNRVNRLVVSKMLERMDCVINTAANGIEAIELEKSWSPDLILMDVRMPEMDGLDATRAIRVKERELGTATLPIIGLSANAMDEHRNAGMSAGMSGYLSKPIRKADLAEVLTRLWPDENSKSKEPKKRCV